Proteins found in one Pyxidicoccus trucidator genomic segment:
- a CDS encoding glycoside hydrolase family 88 protein: protein MTSYCSVGRGFAVLSLLMLVVVPRAQAFSDADAVRVIGFARSQLADTTREMPDATWSPKAALSDGTWTREPNTDLIEWTQGFFPGSMWFMYQVGSEPLWRDRADRWTRPLELQKTNRQTHDLGFKLFLSFGNAYRLTGNSYYRGVLLTAAESLASRYNSQVGIISCCDWNSAWQVPLVTDTMVNLELLLWASQNGGRPEWRTMAVNHALRTLQDAVRPDGSSFHYVDYSRTTGAIRSKGTFQGYSASSTWARGHAWLIYGYTMVYRYTGDTRMLDAARKVTDWYLARVPADMVPNWDFNAPSQQKDSSAAAIVASALLELSSLETDATRRTRYRDAALRTLDSLASPAYSAEGTNSPGLLLHGVGHLPAGREINTTLIYGDYYFLEAVLRFNPRPPYPWYSKTSFFESQHLLGSTNTGLRTIEFDINPRASPQDGTVGYADSSTEVAGYGSLSMTVRMNPDGYFDVRNGGGYATLTRVPYVSGQTYHVRIRADLTAQRYSVWVRPPGGSEVQIASNYVFRTGAPAINDLGRVSVRTVISDSDFRVLGHTVTAGASASVLAPRPGKDDPVLSEALLDATGVFERRDAVLSAGEEGGTASREGDGPPGVVQDAAEPPAPQPPPEEGVAPEVPAVVGDDGEGPGGCGVTTAVPLPLALLALLGLSLRARRKRLARS, encoded by the coding sequence ATGACATCCTATTGCAGCGTGGGAAGGGGCTTCGCCGTGCTGTCCCTGCTGATGCTGGTGGTGGTGCCGCGGGCACAGGCCTTCAGCGACGCGGACGCGGTGAGGGTGATTGGCTTTGCGCGCTCACAGCTCGCGGACACCACGCGGGAGATGCCGGACGCGACGTGGTCTCCGAAGGCGGCCCTGTCGGATGGGACGTGGACCCGGGAACCCAACACGGACCTCATCGAGTGGACGCAGGGCTTCTTCCCCGGAAGCATGTGGTTCATGTACCAGGTGGGGAGTGAGCCCCTGTGGCGGGACAGGGCAGACCGCTGGACGCGGCCCCTGGAGCTCCAGAAGACGAACCGTCAGACGCACGACCTGGGCTTCAAGCTGTTCCTGAGCTTCGGCAATGCGTACCGGCTCACCGGAAACAGCTACTACCGCGGCGTCCTGCTCACGGCCGCCGAGTCGCTCGCGTCCCGTTACAACTCCCAGGTCGGCATCATCAGCTGCTGCGACTGGAACTCCGCCTGGCAGGTCCCGCTCGTCACCGACACGATGGTGAACCTGGAGCTGCTGCTGTGGGCGTCACAGAACGGCGGGCGGCCCGAGTGGAGGACGATGGCCGTCAACCACGCGCTCCGCACGCTCCAGGACGCGGTGCGTCCGGACGGCAGCTCCTTCCACTACGTGGACTACAGCCGCACCACGGGGGCCATCCGCTCCAAGGGCACGTTCCAGGGCTACTCGGCCAGCTCCACGTGGGCGCGCGGGCATGCGTGGCTCATCTACGGGTACACCATGGTGTACCGGTACACGGGCGACACGCGGATGCTCGACGCGGCGCGGAAGGTGACGGACTGGTACCTGGCCCGGGTGCCGGCGGACATGGTGCCCAACTGGGACTTCAACGCCCCCAGCCAGCAGAAGGACTCGTCCGCGGCGGCCATCGTCGCCTCCGCGCTGCTGGAGCTGAGCAGCCTGGAGACGGACGCCACCCGCAGGACGCGCTACCGGGACGCGGCGCTGCGCACGCTCGACTCGCTGGCGTCGCCCGCCTACTCCGCGGAAGGCACCAACAGCCCGGGCCTGCTGCTGCACGGCGTGGGGCACCTGCCGGCGGGGCGGGAAATCAACACCACCCTCATCTACGGCGACTACTACTTCCTGGAGGCGGTGCTGCGCTTCAACCCGCGGCCGCCGTACCCCTGGTACTCGAAGACGTCCTTCTTCGAGAGCCAGCACCTGCTCGGCTCCACCAACACCGGCCTGCGCACCATCGAGTTCGACATCAACCCGCGCGCCTCGCCGCAGGACGGCACCGTGGGCTACGCGGACAGCTCCACGGAGGTGGCGGGGTACGGAAGCCTGTCGATGACGGTGCGCATGAACCCGGACGGCTACTTCGACGTGCGCAACGGCGGGGGCTACGCCACGCTCACCCGGGTGCCCTATGTCTCCGGGCAGACGTACCACGTGCGCATCCGCGCGGACCTCACCGCGCAGCGCTACAGCGTCTGGGTCCGTCCGCCCGGAGGCAGCGAAGTCCAGATTGCCAGCAACTACGTCTTCCGCACGGGCGCTCCGGCCATCAATGACCTCGGCCGCGTCTCGGTGAGGACGGTCATCAGTGACAGCGACTTCCGCGTGCTGGGGCACACGGTGACGGCCGGCGCGTCCGCGAGTGTGCTGGCCCCCCGTCCTGGAAAGGATGACCCGGTGCTCTCCGAAGCGCTGCTGGATGCCACGGGCGTCTTCGAGCGCAGGGACGCGGTGCTTTCCGCGGGGGAGGAGGGCGGCACGGCTTCACGCGAGGGGGACGGTCCTCCGGGAGTGGTGCAGGACGCCGCGGAGCCGCCGGCCCCTCAGCCCCCGCCCGAGGAGGGCGTCGCTCCGGAGGTGCCCGCGGTGGTGGGTGACGACGGCGAGGGCCCGGGTGGGTGTGGTGTCACGACGGCGGTGCCACTCCCGCTGGCCCTGCTCGCGCTGCTGGGCTTGTCCCTACGTGCGAGGCGGAAGCGGCTGGCCCGGAGCTGA
- a CDS encoding NAD-dependent epimerase/dehydratase family protein: MRAFVTGGSGFVGRHLIATLKARGDSVRALARSPAAMAAVTEAGAEAFEGDLSDADKLRPGMEGCDTVFHAAAYVKGWGPREEFYEANVRGTERVLEAARSAGVKRLVHVSTEAVLVDGTPLVGVNETWPVPARPIGDYPSTKAEAERRVLSVSSADFTTVAVRPRFIWGKGDTSLLPEFISAVRAKRFAWFSGGRYLSSTCHVANCVEGMLLAAEKGRGGEAYFLTDGEPVVFRDFITEMLKTQGVDAGTRTMPYGLAATIATLGDVLWGAFHLKSRPPLTRAELLLVGREVTVSDAKARQELGYEGRMTREEGLREMRMEYKANSPRTL, encoded by the coding sequence ATGCGGGCATTCGTCACCGGTGGCTCGGGCTTCGTGGGCAGGCACCTCATCGCGACGCTGAAGGCGCGCGGGGACTCGGTGCGCGCGCTGGCGCGCTCCCCCGCCGCCATGGCGGCCGTCACGGAGGCGGGGGCCGAGGCCTTCGAAGGGGACCTGTCCGACGCGGACAAGCTGCGGCCCGGCATGGAGGGCTGCGACACCGTCTTCCACGCGGCGGCGTATGTGAAGGGGTGGGGGCCTCGCGAGGAGTTCTACGAGGCCAACGTGCGGGGCACGGAGCGCGTGCTGGAGGCTGCACGCTCGGCGGGCGTGAAGCGCCTGGTGCACGTCAGCACGGAGGCGGTGCTGGTGGACGGCACGCCGCTGGTGGGCGTCAACGAGACGTGGCCCGTGCCGGCGCGCCCCATCGGTGACTACCCCTCCACCAAGGCGGAGGCGGAGCGGCGGGTGCTGAGCGTGAGCTCCGCGGACTTCACCACCGTGGCGGTGCGCCCGCGCTTCATCTGGGGAAAGGGGGACACGTCGCTGCTGCCGGAGTTCATCAGCGCGGTGCGCGCGAAGCGCTTCGCGTGGTTCAGCGGCGGGCGCTACCTGTCCTCCACCTGCCACGTGGCCAACTGCGTGGAGGGCATGTTGCTGGCGGCGGAGAAGGGACGCGGCGGCGAGGCGTACTTCCTCACCGACGGCGAGCCGGTGGTGTTCCGCGACTTCATCACCGAGATGCTGAAGACGCAGGGCGTGGACGCGGGCACGCGCACGATGCCGTACGGCCTGGCGGCGACGATTGCCACCCTGGGGGACGTGCTGTGGGGTGCGTTCCACCTGAAGAGCCGGCCGCCCCTCACCCGCGCCGAGCTGCTGCTGGTGGGGCGCGAGGTGACGGTGAGCGACGCGAAGGCCCGCCAGGAGCTGGGCTATGAGGGCCGGATGACGCGCGAGGAGGGCCTGCGCGAAATGCGGATGGAGTACAAGGCGAATTCGCCGCGCACGCTGTGA
- a CDS encoding cereblon family protein, whose translation MQAAGDRDERWLKGTTSGTPQTPEAKAEQSLETREPEASLCCARCGHPVTRERHRLAVNGRHEHTRVNPFGFVFHFGCFAQADGCAVDGPLTAEETWFPGFAWRIAHCGACGAHLGWAFQGEGAFFGLLLDRLTLPS comes from the coding sequence ATGCAGGCCGCCGGAGACAGGGACGAGCGCTGGCTCAAGGGCACGACCTCCGGCACGCCGCAGACGCCCGAGGCGAAGGCCGAGCAGTCGCTGGAGACGCGGGAGCCCGAGGCCTCGCTGTGCTGCGCGCGCTGCGGCCACCCGGTGACTCGCGAGCGCCACCGCCTCGCCGTCAACGGCCGGCATGAGCACACGCGGGTGAATCCCTTCGGCTTCGTCTTCCACTTCGGCTGCTTCGCCCAGGCGGACGGCTGCGCGGTGGACGGCCCGCTGACGGCCGAGGAGACGTGGTTCCCGGGATTCGCCTGGCGGATTGCCCACTGCGGCGCGTGCGGCGCGCACCTGGGCTGGGCCTTCCAGGGCGAGGGCGCGTTCTTCGGCCTGCTGCTCGACAGGCTGACCCTCCCGTCCTGA
- a CDS encoding aldo/keto reductase, with protein sequence MERRPLGRTGLEVSVLGFGAGHVGSPDLPETDAAALLHGVLDAGLNLIDTAPGYGLSEERIGRHLHSRRSEFVLSTKCGYGVPGVEDWTPECITRGVDQALQRLRTDVLDVVHFHSCPVETLQRPGLIDALVRAVEAGKVRAAAYSGDNAALEYALGTGAFTVVQTSVNLFDQRVIDRGLAQARERGVGVIAKRPLGNAPWRFHERPGAHDIGEYWHRMRTLALDSRGLDWGELALRFTAYVPGVSTCIVGTGRLDNLRRNLRTLEQGPLPADLVDTIREAFRRNDHGWDGMI encoded by the coding sequence ATGGAGCGTCGCCCCCTGGGAAGGACGGGACTCGAGGTGTCCGTGCTCGGCTTCGGCGCGGGTCACGTGGGCAGTCCGGACCTGCCCGAGACAGACGCCGCCGCGCTGCTGCACGGCGTGCTGGACGCGGGCCTCAACCTCATCGACACGGCGCCCGGCTACGGACTGTCGGAGGAGCGCATCGGCCGGCACCTGCACAGTCGCCGCTCCGAGTTCGTCCTGTCCACCAAGTGCGGCTACGGCGTGCCCGGCGTGGAGGACTGGACGCCCGAGTGCATCACCCGTGGCGTGGACCAGGCCCTCCAGCGGCTGCGCACGGACGTGCTCGACGTGGTGCACTTCCACTCGTGCCCGGTGGAGACGCTCCAGCGGCCCGGGCTGATTGACGCCCTGGTGCGCGCCGTGGAGGCAGGCAAGGTGCGCGCCGCCGCCTACTCCGGAGACAACGCCGCGCTGGAGTACGCGCTGGGCACGGGTGCCTTCACCGTGGTGCAGACCTCCGTCAACCTGTTCGACCAGCGCGTCATCGACCGGGGACTCGCGCAGGCCCGGGAGCGTGGCGTGGGGGTCATCGCCAAGCGGCCCCTGGGCAATGCGCCGTGGCGGTTCCACGAGCGTCCCGGCGCGCACGATATCGGCGAGTACTGGCACCGGATGCGGACCCTGGCGCTGGACTCGCGCGGCCTGGACTGGGGCGAGTTGGCGCTGCGCTTCACTGCGTACGTGCCCGGCGTGTCCACCTGCATCGTGGGCACCGGGCGGCTGGACAACCTGCGGCGCAACCTGCGGACGCTGGAGCAGGGCCCGCTGCCCGCGGACCTCGTCGACACCATCCGCGAGGCCTTCCGCCGGAACGACCACGGCTGGGACGGGATGATCTGA
- a CDS encoding substrate-binding domain-containing protein, which translates to MTPRVLIIIGFLAAVGGVLYLSSQRNAGLQGGGSEPGARGEVTEISFLYSTEKKDWVEAAAATFQREHRDIKLTLVGRGSLEAAQAILDGREKPTVWSPADSAVLRMLESDWATEPSRGPLFATNGNEAPQPLVITPLVFVVWEDRAEVLQKANQGQTVSWKAIHKAVASDQGWSAIGGKPDWGFVKLGHTDPTRSNSGLQALLLATMEFYNKRSGLTERDLLDPKYQDWMRQLEKGVTRFETSTGTLMTDMVRFGPSRYDIAVVYENLAISQIANAQGRWGNLRVYYPALTLWSDHPAAVLQGDWVTPRQKAAALEWLRYLRSRPVQERALAFGFRPADPAVPLKTQDVANPFTRLAPHGIQVDVPPVAEVPEGSVVRSLLTLWSHLVAASR; encoded by the coding sequence ATGACGCCCAGGGTCCTCATCATCATCGGGTTCCTCGCCGCGGTCGGCGGGGTGCTCTACCTGTCGTCCCAGCGCAACGCGGGCCTGCAGGGGGGCGGCTCCGAGCCGGGCGCGCGCGGCGAGGTGACGGAGATTTCCTTCCTCTACAGCACGGAGAAGAAGGACTGGGTGGAGGCCGCCGCGGCGACCTTCCAGCGCGAGCACCGGGACATCAAGCTCACCCTCGTCGGGCGCGGCTCGCTGGAGGCGGCGCAGGCCATCCTCGACGGCCGCGAGAAGCCCACCGTGTGGAGCCCCGCGGACAGCGCGGTGCTGCGCATGCTGGAGTCGGACTGGGCCACCGAACCCTCGCGCGGTCCGCTCTTCGCCACGAATGGAAACGAGGCTCCGCAGCCGTTGGTGATTACGCCGCTCGTCTTCGTGGTGTGGGAGGACCGGGCGGAGGTGCTGCAGAAGGCCAACCAGGGCCAGACGGTGTCGTGGAAGGCCATCCACAAGGCGGTGGCGAGCGACCAGGGCTGGTCCGCCATCGGAGGCAAGCCGGACTGGGGCTTCGTGAAGCTGGGCCACACGGACCCGACGCGCTCCAACTCAGGGCTCCAGGCGCTGCTGCTGGCGACGATGGAGTTCTACAACAAGCGCAGCGGCCTGACGGAGCGCGACCTGCTGGACCCGAAGTACCAGGACTGGATGCGGCAGCTGGAGAAGGGCGTCACGCGCTTCGAGACCTCCACGGGCACCTTGATGACGGACATGGTCCGCTTCGGCCCGTCCCGGTACGACATCGCCGTGGTGTACGAGAACCTGGCGATTTCACAGATTGCCAACGCACAGGGCCGGTGGGGCAACCTGAGGGTGTACTACCCGGCGCTCACGCTCTGGAGCGACCACCCGGCGGCGGTGCTGCAGGGTGACTGGGTGACGCCGAGGCAGAAGGCCGCGGCGCTGGAGTGGCTTCGTTACCTGCGCAGCCGGCCCGTGCAGGAGCGCGCGCTGGCGTTCGGCTTCCGGCCCGCGGACCCGGCGGTGCCACTGAAGACGCAGGACGTCGCCAACCCCTTCACGCGGCTGGCGCCCCACGGCATCCAGGTGGACGTGCCGCCGGTGGCGGAGGTTCCGGAGGGGTCGGTGGTCCGCAGCCTGCTGACCCTGTGGTCCCACCTGGTGGCCGCGTCGCGGTAG
- a CDS encoding FHA domain-containing protein, whose translation MMTVQELRTLSRRLTEPFFCRQVGPFVLVQRPPSPVMAQLALKMGAARTTMARDIPSLERQQVALWLHFDALTVATLPPVRGQDELTVGRQPDCDLVVNEPSVSKRHAKLCWHGPEAGCTLVDLNSSNGTFINAKELAPGGELHVRDGDLLGFGDATFAFLYAPSFYAKLQRVGT comes from the coding sequence ATGATGACCGTCCAGGAGCTGCGAACGCTGAGCCGCCGCCTGACCGAGCCGTTCTTCTGCCGGCAGGTGGGGCCCTTCGTGCTGGTACAGAGGCCGCCCAGCCCGGTGATGGCGCAGCTGGCGCTGAAGATGGGCGCGGCGCGCACGACGATGGCGCGCGACATTCCCAGCCTGGAGCGGCAGCAGGTGGCCCTCTGGCTCCACTTCGACGCGCTCACCGTGGCCACGCTGCCGCCCGTGCGCGGGCAGGACGAGCTCACCGTGGGCCGCCAGCCGGACTGCGACCTGGTGGTCAACGAGCCCTCCGTCTCCAAGCGCCACGCGAAGCTCTGCTGGCATGGCCCGGAGGCGGGCTGCACCCTGGTGGACCTGAACTCCAGCAACGGCACCTTCATCAACGCGAAGGAGCTGGCGCCCGGTGGCGAGCTGCACGTGCGCGACGGCGACCTGCTGGGCTTCGGGGACGCGACGTTCGCCTTCCTGTACGCGCCGTCCTTCTACGCGAAGCTGCAGCGCGTCGGCACGTGA
- a CDS encoding GNAT family N-acetyltransferase — protein MHVETKPGDFGPPRDEQELAAAADIMMQSYAMAPAAATAWTQRVGRESLRLLREGGHVAGTLVSIPMGQWYGGRDVPIVGVGGVGVSPIHRGQGTATRLMQHLLREARESGAPLSTLYPATQPLYRRVGYEHAGARYEVRVQIPMLDVSERTLTLRPIEAKDEAAITACYQGQAQTRQGWLARGPYVWSRVYVPRDGTATGYLVEGDSGVQGYLYVVRKSLAGWKQELFLSDVVATTPAAARRILAFLGEHRSLGTEAVWYGGADDPLLMLLREQSYSVKLDMHWMVRVLDVAKALEARGWPAGLSGALHLEVQDALLPENHGRFVLEVSDGAARVKRGGEGRLRLDVKALASLYTGFHSAEALRRVGALESDETSVRSAVSLFHGPQPSIRDMF, from the coding sequence ATGCACGTGGAAACGAAGCCTGGGGACTTCGGGCCGCCGAGGGACGAGCAGGAGCTCGCCGCCGCCGCCGACATCATGATGCAGTCGTATGCCATGGCTCCGGCCGCGGCCACCGCCTGGACCCAGCGCGTGGGGCGCGAGAGCCTGCGCCTGCTGCGCGAGGGCGGGCACGTCGCGGGCACGCTCGTCTCCATCCCCATGGGCCAGTGGTACGGCGGGCGCGACGTGCCCATCGTCGGCGTGGGAGGCGTGGGCGTGTCCCCCATCCACCGTGGCCAGGGCACCGCCACCCGGCTGATGCAGCACCTGCTGCGCGAGGCCCGCGAGTCGGGCGCGCCGCTGTCCACCCTCTACCCCGCCACGCAGCCCCTCTACCGACGCGTGGGCTACGAGCACGCCGGCGCGAGGTATGAGGTCCGCGTCCAGATACCCATGCTGGACGTGAGCGAGCGCACCCTGACGCTGCGGCCCATCGAAGCGAAGGACGAGGCCGCCATCACCGCGTGCTACCAGGGCCAGGCCCAGACGCGGCAGGGCTGGCTGGCGCGGGGCCCCTACGTGTGGAGCCGCGTGTACGTGCCGCGCGACGGGACGGCCACCGGCTACCTGGTGGAGGGCGACTCGGGCGTGCAGGGCTACCTGTACGTCGTCCGCAAGTCGCTCGCCGGGTGGAAGCAGGAGCTGTTCCTCTCGGACGTGGTGGCCACCACGCCCGCTGCGGCGCGGCGCATCCTGGCCTTCCTCGGCGAGCACCGCTCCCTGGGCACGGAGGCGGTGTGGTACGGCGGGGCGGATGACCCGCTGCTCATGCTGCTGCGCGAGCAGAGCTACTCGGTGAAGCTGGACATGCACTGGATGGTGCGGGTGCTGGACGTGGCGAAGGCGCTGGAGGCGCGCGGCTGGCCCGCGGGGCTGTCCGGGGCGCTGCACCTGGAGGTGCAGGACGCGCTCCTCCCGGAGAATCACGGGCGCTTCGTGCTGGAGGTGTCCGACGGCGCGGCCCGCGTGAAGCGGGGCGGCGAGGGCCGGCTGCGGCTGGACGTGAAGGCCCTGGCGTCCCTGTACACGGGCTTCCACTCGGCGGAGGCGCTGCGGAGGGTGGGGGCGCTGGAGTCGGACGAGACCTCGGTGCGCTCGGCGGTGTCCCTCTTCCATGGGCCCCAGCCGTCCATCCGCGACATGTTCTGA
- a CDS encoding M14 family metallocarboxypeptidase — MNYTDYAQRIRSFVTLAEVAEYGRVTEGGQDYPLFRLTVPGDRWLVITSGFHGEEPAGPLTLAEHFPEVVAYARERGVGLRVYPCINPSGFEDGTRYNRSGEKPNNDFLRYEVTAGEWKGELSRPQPILRWVLYDGGPKETRAVRGDLARFPPPNAALDIHQDNYLGGEATYAYTFGDKAAFRPLVDTCARHVTVVRNQKVDENNFTDADGLIEYHDGSITDWYMRQGVPYAAALETTTPTPLAKCHAVNLTWIRGFIDLAARGGR; from the coding sequence GTGAATTACACCGACTATGCCCAGCGCATCCGCTCCTTCGTGACGCTCGCCGAGGTGGCCGAGTACGGCCGCGTCACGGAAGGCGGCCAGGACTACCCGCTCTTCCGCCTCACCGTCCCGGGCGACCGTTGGCTGGTCATCACCTCGGGCTTCCATGGGGAGGAACCCGCCGGCCCGCTGACGCTGGCCGAGCACTTCCCGGAAGTGGTGGCCTACGCCCGGGAGCGCGGCGTGGGCCTGCGCGTCTACCCGTGCATCAACCCGTCCGGCTTCGAGGACGGCACCCGCTACAACCGCAGCGGTGAGAAACCCAACAACGACTTCCTCCGGTACGAAGTGACCGCCGGCGAGTGGAAGGGCGAGCTGAGCCGCCCGCAGCCCATCCTCCGTTGGGTGCTGTACGACGGCGGCCCCAAGGAGACGCGGGCCGTGCGTGGCGACCTGGCGCGCTTCCCGCCGCCGAACGCCGCGCTCGACATCCACCAGGACAACTACCTGGGCGGCGAGGCGACGTACGCGTACACCTTCGGGGACAAGGCCGCGTTCCGCCCGCTGGTGGACACGTGCGCCCGCCACGTCACCGTGGTGCGCAACCAGAAGGTGGACGAGAACAACTTCACCGACGCGGACGGCCTCATCGAGTACCACGACGGCAGCATCACCGACTGGTACATGCGCCAGGGCGTGCCCTACGCCGCCGCGCTGGAGACCACCACGCCCACGCCGCTGGCGAAGTGCCACGCGGTGAACCTCACCTGGATTCGCGGCTTCATCGACCTGGCCGCGCGCGGCGGACGGTAG
- a CDS encoding WGR domain-containing protein — protein sequence MRRFEFVEGSSSKFWEPELKGSTFIVTFGRIGTAGQRKEKEFPDEAGARREYEKKVAEKQREGYREVTAGAEAPPPPATPQKAPLLRRVPRATPTPEAVKAAADALAALRARLGWRSWEVTSRARRARRALRALGGVDPAAHPELAGTFTALMERVVVAPKEGRLPLRHALSLLGAVDAAAFLRATEVWRRAGSAVPAATALAGQATSLGEPELALRLGMLLAERPGLNGALSEEGWAKRWAELRPHVESHLSSAGGSLAAWVKGVDAGGDSHLTRRLARLEA from the coding sequence ATGCGCAGGTTCGAGTTCGTCGAGGGCAGCAGCTCCAAGTTCTGGGAGCCGGAGCTGAAGGGCAGCACCTTCATCGTCACGTTCGGCCGCATCGGCACCGCGGGCCAGCGCAAGGAGAAGGAGTTTCCCGACGAGGCCGGCGCCCGGCGCGAGTACGAGAAGAAGGTCGCGGAGAAGCAGCGCGAGGGCTATCGCGAAGTCACGGCGGGCGCCGAAGCCCCCCCGCCGCCCGCCACGCCCCAGAAGGCCCCGCTGCTCCGGCGCGTGCCGCGCGCCACCCCCACCCCCGAGGCCGTGAAGGCCGCCGCCGACGCGCTGGCCGCCCTGCGGGCCCGGCTCGGGTGGCGAAGCTGGGAGGTGACGTCGCGCGCCCGGCGTGCCCGGAGGGCCCTGCGCGCGCTCGGAGGCGTGGACCCCGCGGCGCACCCGGAGCTGGCGGGCACCTTCACCGCGCTGATGGAGCGCGTGGTGGTGGCGCCCAAGGAAGGTCGCCTGCCGCTGCGGCATGCGCTGTCGCTGCTGGGCGCCGTCGACGCGGCGGCCTTCCTCCGCGCCACCGAGGTCTGGCGGCGCGCGGGCTCCGCCGTCCCCGCCGCCACGGCGCTGGCCGGGCAGGCCACCTCGCTGGGCGAGCCGGAGCTGGCCCTGCGCCTGGGCATGCTGCTGGCCGAGCGGCCCGGCCTGAACGGTGCCCTCTCCGAGGAGGGCTGGGCGAAGCGCTGGGCGGAGCTGCGGCCACACGTGGAGTCGCACCTGTCGTCCGCGGGTGGCTCGCTGGCCGCCTGGGTCAAGGGCGTGGACGCGGGGGGTGATTCCCACCTCACCCGGAGGCTGGCCCGCCTGGAGGCCTAG
- a CDS encoding GspE/PulE family protein, translating to MADVPPFSELSQFTLDRPSLRLLPESFCRRNKVAVLGRVDPDAPATPVTVGMVQPENRVILELITDFLRRPLQPVRLNHYEVESALEVGFGAGPRVTADLTLKARVPLSQDPSAVELVEHVLTTAVELKASDIHVEGYFDDVDLRYRVDGILHQSYTDIDPRSLPEVVSRIKLLAGLDITERRRPQDGRLRALLEGTEGRKLVDFRVSVVPSPVGEDVVIRILDSSVGLVPVERLGMSEGLQTLFLQLLSNPEGLVLVTGPTGSGKTTTLYSALARLNDGRRKIITAEDPIEYYVPKVNQKQVTPQMPHATLLRAMLRQDPNVMLVGEVRDLETGSMALTAASTGHVVLGTLHTADAVGSVARLRGLKLDDVDISDSLLAVLAQRLVRRICEKCVEPVRPTEEQVALLGRLLDGVQAHAGKGCEACHHTGYKGRSGIFELLLVDPDLQELIARGAATVELRRHARAHGLRTLVEDALEKVGARTTTLAELVRVVPYRHILVTRDEREVAG from the coding sequence ATGGCGGACGTCCCTCCCTTCTCCGAGCTCTCCCAGTTCACGCTGGACCGTCCCTCGCTCCGGCTGCTGCCGGAGTCCTTCTGCCGCCGCAACAAGGTGGCGGTGTTGGGCAGGGTGGACCCGGACGCGCCCGCCACACCGGTGACGGTGGGCATGGTGCAGCCGGAGAACCGAGTCATCCTCGAGCTCATCACCGACTTCCTGCGGCGCCCGCTCCAGCCCGTCCGCCTCAACCACTATGAAGTCGAGTCCGCGCTGGAGGTGGGCTTCGGCGCGGGGCCTCGCGTCACCGCGGACCTCACGCTCAAGGCGCGCGTGCCGCTGTCCCAGGACCCTTCGGCCGTGGAGTTGGTGGAGCACGTGCTCACCACCGCCGTGGAGCTGAAGGCCTCCGACATCCACGTGGAGGGCTACTTCGACGACGTCGACCTGCGCTATCGCGTCGACGGCATCCTCCACCAGTCGTACACGGACATCGATCCGCGCTCGCTGCCGGAGGTGGTCAGCCGCATCAAGCTGCTGGCGGGGCTGGACATCACCGAGCGCCGTCGCCCGCAGGACGGCCGCCTCCGGGCGCTTCTGGAGGGCACCGAGGGGCGCAAGCTGGTGGACTTCCGCGTCAGCGTGGTGCCCAGTCCCGTGGGCGAGGACGTGGTCATCCGCATCCTCGACTCCAGCGTGGGCCTGGTGCCCGTGGAGCGGCTGGGCATGTCGGAGGGCCTGCAGACGCTCTTCCTCCAGCTCCTGTCCAACCCGGAGGGGCTGGTGCTCGTCACCGGGCCCACGGGCAGCGGCAAGACGACGACGCTGTACTCGGCGCTGGCCCGCCTCAACGACGGCCGCAGGAAGATCATCACCGCCGAGGACCCCATCGAGTACTACGTCCCCAAGGTGAACCAGAAGCAGGTGACGCCGCAGATGCCGCACGCGACGCTGCTACGCGCCATGCTGCGGCAGGACCCCAACGTCATGCTGGTGGGCGAGGTCCGTGATTTGGAGACGGGCAGCATGGCCCTCACGGCGGCCTCCACCGGCCACGTGGTGCTGGGCACGCTGCACACCGCGGACGCGGTGGGCTCGGTGGCGCGGCTTCGCGGGCTGAAGCTGGACGACGTGGACATCAGCGACTCGCTGCTGGCGGTGCTGGCCCAGCGACTGGTGCGCCGCATCTGCGAGAAGTGCGTGGAGCCCGTGCGGCCCACCGAGGAGCAGGTGGCGCTGCTCGGCCGGCTGTTGGACGGGGTCCAGGCGCATGCGGGGAAGGGCTGCGAGGCGTGTCACCACACCGGCTACAAGGGCCGCTCCGGCATCTTCGAGCTGCTGCTGGTGGACCCGGACCTCCAGGAGCTCATCGCCCGGGGCGCCGCCACCGTGGAGCTGCGCCGCCACGCGCGCGCGCACGGCCTGAGGACGCTGGTGGAGGACGCGCTGGAAAAGGTGGGCGCGCGCACGACGACGCTCGCGGAGCTGGTGCGGGTGGTGCCATACCGTCACATCCTGGTCACCCGCGACGAGCGCGAGGTCGCCGGGTAG